In a genomic window of Zingiber officinale cultivar Zhangliang chromosome 9B, Zo_v1.1, whole genome shotgun sequence:
- the LOC122025583 gene encoding calcium-dependent protein kinase 18-like, whose amino-acid sequence MGVCFSADSKVTGGSSRSGSGSVRKRQVEGPRNKAPSEQPPLPKERGAKKRPAGLVACGKRTDFGYAKDFESRYSIGKLLGHGQFGYTFVATEKTTGERVAVKRIDKNKMVLPIAVEDVKREVRILSALKGHENVVHFHEAVEDDSYVYIVMELCEGGELLDRILSKKDSRYTEKDAAIVVRQMLKVAAECHLHGLVHRDMKPENFLFKSTKDDSSLKATDFGLSDFIKPGKKFHDIVGSAYYVAPEVLKRKSGPESDVWSIGVITYILLCGRRPFWDRTEDGIFREVLKNKPDFRRKPWPQVSNSAKDFVKKLLVKDPRVRLTAAQALSHPWVREGGSASEIPLDISVLSNMRRFVKYSRLKQFALRAIASTLDEHELADLRDQFQLIDIDKSGSISLDEMRQALAKDVPWRLRGPRVLEILQAIDSNTDGLVDFTEFVAATLHVHQMEEHDSEKWRVRCKAAFDKFDMDGDGYITPEELRMHTGLKGSIEPLLEEADIDKDGKISLSEFRKLLRTASMSSNVPSPSGVKNPQIF is encoded by the exons CTGCCGAAGGAGAGAGGGGCGAAGAAACGGCCCGCCGGACTGGTGGCCTGCGGGAAAAGAACCGACTTTGGGTACGCGAAAGATTTCGAGAGCCGGTACTCGATTGGGAAGCTGCTCGGGCATGGCCAGTTCGGGTACACCTTCGTCGCCACTGAGAAGACAACCGGAGAACGGGTGGCAGTGAAGAGGATAGACAAGAATAAG ATGGTCCTTCCAATTGCTGTCGAGGATGTGAAGCGGGAAGTAAGGATACTGTCAGCCCTTAAAGGCCATGAGAATGTTGTCCATTTCCATGAAGCAGTTGAAGATGACTCTTATGTGTATATAGTAATGGA GTTATGTGAGGGAGGTGAATTACTGGATCGGATATTGTCCAA AAAGGATAGCCGTTATACTGAGAAAGATGCAGCAATAGTTGTGAGACAGATGCTCAAAGTAGCAGCTGAGTGTCATTTGCATGGTTTGGTACATCGGGACATGAAGCCTGAG aattttctttttaaatcaacTAAAGATGATTCGTCTTTGAAGGCGACAGATTTTGGCTTGTCTGATTTTATAAAGCCAG GGAAGAAATTCCATGATATTGTTGGAAGTGCATATTATGTTGCTCCAGAGGTGTTGAAACGAAAATCTGGCCCTGAATCTGATGTTTGGAGCATAGGGGTGATCACTTATATTCTTCTTTGTGGAAGACGCCCCTTTTGGGACAGAACTGAGGATGGAATATTTAGAGAG GTGTTAAAGAACAAGCCTGATTTTCGTCGAAAGCCATGGCCACAGGTAAGCAACAGCGCAAAGGACTTTGTCAAGAAGTTACTAGTAAaagatccacgcgtgcgacttaCTGCTGCCCAAGCTTTGT CCCACCCATGGGTGAGAGAAGGGGGCAGTGCATCAGAAATCCCACTGGATATTTCTGTTTTATCAAATATGCGCCGATTTGTGAAGTATAGTCGTCTAAAGCAGTTTGCATTGAGG GCAATAGCTAGTACTCTTGATGAACATGAGTTAGCCGATCTCCGGGACCAgtttcaactaattgatattgATAAAAGTGGTTCAATAAGCCTTGATGAAATGAGACAG GCTCTTGCAAAGGATGTGCCTTGGCGATTAAGGGGGCCGCGTGTACTAGAGATTCTTCAGGCT ATTGATAGCAATACCGACGGACTTGTTGATTTCACAGAATTTGTTGCAGCAACTTTGCATGTGCATCAGATGGAGGAGCACGATTCTGAGAAGTGGCGCGTCCGATGTAAAGCGGCTTTCGATAAATTTGATATGGATGGAGATGGATATATTACACCAGAGGAACTTAGAATG CATACCGGGTTGAAGGGCTCAATTGAACCATTACTAGAAGAAGCTGATATAGACAAAGATGGCAAGATCAGCTTGTCGGAATTCCGTAAGCTCTTAAGAACCGCAAGCATGAGTTCCAATGTTCCTAGTCCATCTGGTGTAAAGAATCcccaaattttctaa